The following are encoded together in the Tripterygium wilfordii isolate XIE 37 chromosome 3, ASM1340144v1, whole genome shotgun sequence genome:
- the LOC119989519 gene encoding mitoferrin-like — translation MAADASPKYRASDLHSEISVSQLTTTNTHDGLRFWQFMVAGSIAGSVEHMAMFPVDTLKTRMQALGGSHSLRQAFSSILKLEGASGLYGGIGAMFLGAGPAHAVYFSTYEICKQLFSRGDPNNSVAHATAGVFAMVASDAVLTPMDMVKQRLQLKSSPYKGVGDCVKRVLMEEGIWAFYASYRTTVLMNAPFTAVHFATYEAAKKALMEVSTDWASDETLVVHATAGAAAGALAAAMTTPLDVVKTQLQCQGVCGCDRFSSGSIGNVIEAIVKKDGYRGLMRGWMPRMLFHAPAAAICWSTYEASKDFFQQLNDNNRADI, via the exons ATGGCCGCAGACGCCTCCCCAAAATATCGTGCTTCCGACTTACACTCTGAAATTTCGGTCTCCCAACTAACAACAACCAACACCCACGATGGCCTCCGGTTCTGGCAGTTCATGGTTGCTGGTTCCATCGCTGGCTCAGTCGAACACATGGCTATGTTCCCCGTTGACACTCTCAAGACTCGAATGCAGGCTCTCGGTGGGTCCCACTCGCTCCGTCAAGCTTTCTCCTCCATTTTGAAACTGGAAGGCGCTTCCGGACTTTACGGCGGCATCGGCGCCATGTTTCTCGGCGCCGGACCCGCTCATGCTGTTTACTTCTCTACTTATGAAATCTGCAAACAGTTGTTTTCACGTGGGGATCCCAACAATTCCGTAGCGCACGCGACGGCTGGGGTTTTCGCGATGGTCGCGAGCGACGCGGTGCTTACGCCGATGGATATGGTGAAGCAGAGGCTCCAACTGAAGAGCAGTCCGTACAAGGGAGTTGGGGATTGTGTGAAAAGGGTTTTAATGGAGGAAGGGATTTGGGCTTTTTACGCGTCATATCGGACTACAGTTCTGATGAACGCGCCGTTTACGGCAGTTCATTTCGCGACTTATGAAGCAGCAAAGAAGGCGTTGATGGAGGTATCCACGGATTGGGCGAGCGATGAGACTTTAGTGGTTCATGCCACCGCTGGTGCTGCTGCTGGCGCTTTGGCTGCTGCCATGACAACTCCTCTCGATGTTGTGAAAACTCAGTTGCAGTGTCAG GGTGTGTGTGGTTGTGATAGATTTTCCAGTGGATCGATCGGGAATGTCATTGAAGCGATAGTGAAGAAGGATGGTTATCGTGGGCTTATGAGGGGATGGATGCCTCGGATGCTATTTCATGCTCCTGCTGCAGCAATCTGTTGGTCTACTTATGAAGCATCAAAAGACTTCTTTCAGCAACTCAATGACAACAACAGAGCAGATATTTGA
- the LOC119993065 gene encoding uncharacterized protein At5g01610-like, producing the protein MDQILNKVGSYWLGKKASKEINSVGDDLNSLQSSIEGGTKWFVNKIKGKMQKPLPELLKEYGLAIGIFPRDATNYEFNEETGKITVFVPSVCEVGYKDSSVLRFDTTVTGYLEKGKLADVEGMKTKVMIWVKVSCITADGSKVHFTAGMKRSRSREAYEVLRDGVSVEKF; encoded by the exons ATGGATCAGATATTGAACAAGGTAGGCTCGTATTGGCTTGGCAAGAAGGCAAGCAAGGAGATCAACTCTGTAGGCGATGATCTCAAT TCCTTGCAAAGCAGTATTGAAGGAGGAACTAAATGGTTCGTGAACAAAATCAAAG GAAAAATGCAAAAGCCATTGCCTGAGTTACTGAAGGAATATGGATTGGCTATAGGAATTTTCCCTCGTGATGCCACCAACTATGAGTTTAATGAAGAGACTGGAAAGATTACTGTATTTGTTCCCTCGGTCTGTGAAGTGGGATACAAGGACTCATCCGTCCTGCGTTTTGACACGACTGTAACTGGATATCTGGAGAAAGGGAAGCTAGCTGATGTAGAGGGTATGAAGACAAAGGTTATGATTTGGGTTAAGGTCTCTTGTATTACAGCGGATGGATCAAAGGTCCATTTCACAGCTGGGATGAAGAGAAGCAGGAGCAGAGAGGCTTATGAGGTCCTTAGAGATGGAGTAAGTGTAGAGAAGTTTTGA
- the LOC119995704 gene encoding protein BREAST CANCER SUSCEPTIBILITY 2 homolog B-like isoform X1, which yields MSTWQIFSDAGKNYRWEPTGRVVPSKPQDDQNGAQVQPHDSSCRFPSMVDLLLQGCSKLLEDADEGNAGNSPIFRSGLGKSVVLKQSSIAKALSVLRDDDNDFGAINKGAEDAGENLCDLPNSLFHTGSGRTVNISSAGLFRAKKLLGLEEGDLQDKYEGFEHVRTPSINNKPYGWQNFLHLETSKDTNTIWIDSKSVSGASLNSTAGFMRRLSENEFDVNFMQSNTNDKSTKPPPIKFQTAGGRSLSVSNDALQRARSLLGDLEVGILSNEGDPNDPSLLFNERKTFDGTSSNKENEFCTPFNLLGTARGKHIPGVFTSPLRSSSKQGRSLVDSRNVISRSNLIKKFDEADHSFCELDSNASTVQQPLSNTNCAPNTPINDSRESCNGSKINQGGSLSGRPLVDISNRIDTAHTRSEKKRFGNRSSISPFKRPRSSKFCTPLKKDALYVSNGLSTLSSENSCRKRVVSTKYPFQAPRKSIKEYLGVPQLNQSMLEHLPEKVRWIKANNSSEYLFFDESGINCIGAEAFLHMLAQAGASMQHVSKEWVANHYKWIVWKLACYERYCPDNSAVKFLSVSNVLEELKYRYEREVNYGHRSAIKRILDGDALPSSMMVLCISAIYANNEHTIEAHPMALNVAENINVAKVELTDGWYSVDALLDVPLSKQLAFRKLSVGQKLRLWGAGLCGWAGPVSPLEASKTANLSLHINGTYRAHWAARLGFCKCVAAPLAFRCIKSNGGPVPCTLVGVTRIYPVLFKEKLSNGGSIVRSENMETKMVQLNNQRRSTVVEGILSEFQRETQSSHINNNSDGEEGARIFKMLEAAAEPELLMAEMSSEKLSLLASYQAKLEVTRQSDLEKSIKKALEDAGLGEREVTPFVRVRVVGVTSRTYQGKSSPKEGLITIWNPTEKQLKDLVEGQAYVIAGLAPVHSESDVLYLQGRGSTTTWQLLSALGSQQFEPFFNPRKSVLLSNLGEVPFSSEFDIAALIVHVGEVYMTANQKKQWVFVTDASISEILSEEILNSLLAICFCSPYVEEDSVAPINSNLVGTTVGFYNLIKRAKDQRNNLWVAEATENSTYSFNFETPIHSHLKIAAASAQKWAKISHFIINKLKEKVISIIGDGNG from the exons ATGTCTACGTGGCAGATATTCTCAGACGCCGGCAAAAATTACCGGTGGGAACCGACGGGTCGGGTTGTCCCTTCCAAACCCCAAGATGATCAGAATGGAGCTCAGGTTCAACCACACGATTCTAGCTGCCGATTTCCTTCGATGGTCGATCTATTACTTCAAG GATGTTCGAAGCTTCTAGAGGACGCTGACGAAGGTAATGCTGGAAATTCTCCGATTTTTAGAAGCGGGTTAGGGAAATCTGTTGTATTAAAGCAATCTTCAATAGCAAAAGCTTTATCTGTTCTTCGCGATGACGATAATGATTTTGGTGCCATCAACAAAG GGGCAGAGGATGCTGGAGAAAATCTATGTGATTTGCCAAATTCACTTTTCCATACCGGATCTGGGAGAACAGTTAATATATCATCTGCTGGTCTATTTAGAGCCAAGAAATTGTTGGGTTTGGAAGAGGGAGATCTTCAGGACAAGTATGAAGGCTTTGAACATGTGAGAACGCCATCTATCAACAATAAACCCTATGGTTGGCAGAATTTTTTGCATTTAGAGACAAGCAAAGACACAAATACTATATGGATTGACTCTAAATCAGTTTCAGGGGCTTCACTAAATTCTACAGCTGGTTTCATGAGACGTTTATCGGAGAATGAGTTCGATGTGAATTTCATGCAATCTAACACAAATGATAAATCAACCAAACCGCCTCCAATCAAGTTCCAGACTGCAGGGGGAAGATCCTTATCTGTTTCGAATGATGCATTGCAACGGGCAAGGAGTCTTCTGGGTGATCTAGAAGTAGGGATTCTCTCAAACGAGGGGGATCCAAATGATCCCAGCCTTCTATTTAATGAAAGGAAAACATTTGATGGTACTTCGTCAAACAAGGAAAACGAGttttgcactccatttaatcTTCTGGGAACTGCAAGAGGCAAACATATCCCTGGAGTTTTTACCTCCCCTCTTCGATCATCTTCTAAGCAAGGAAGGTCACTAGTTGATTCCAGAAATGTAATTTCCAGAAGTAACTTGATCAAGAAATTTGATGAAGCTGACCATAGCTTTTGTGAATTGGATAGTAATGCATCTACTGTACAGCAGCCTTTAAGCAACACGAATTGCGCACCTAATACACCGATAAATGATTCTAGGGAAAGTTGTAATGGTTCTAAGATTAATCAAGGAGGAAGTTTATCAGGCCGTCCGTTGGTTGATATTTCAAATAGAATTGACACTGCTCATACTAGAAGTGAAAAGAAGAGATTTGGGAACAGAAGTTCCATATCTCCTTTCAAGAGGCCTCGTAGTTCCAAATTCTGCACTCCTTTGAAAAAGGATGCCCTCTATGTTTCAAATG GCTTATCTACCTTATCGTCTGAAAATTCTTGTCGAAAAAGAGTGGTTTCTACTAAATATCCATTTCAGGCTCCAAGAAAGTCTATCAAAGAATATCTGGGGGTGCCTCAGTTAAATCAGAGTATG TTGGAGCACTTGCCAGAGAAAGTAAGATGGATCAAAGCAAATAATTCCAGTGAGTACTTGTTCTTTGATGAATCTGGGATAAATTGTATTGGAGCTGAAGCTTTTCTCCACATGCTGGCCCAGGCTGGAGCTTCCATGCAACATGTTTCTAAAGA GTGGGTTGCGAATCACTACAAATGGATAGTCTGGAAACTTGCATGTTATGAGAGATACTGTCCAGATAATTCAGCTGTAAAATTTTTGAGTGTCTCCAATGTTCTTGAGGAGTTGAAGTATAG ATATGAAAGAGAAGTAAATTACGGGCATCGCTCTGCAATTAAGAGAATTTTGGATGGGGATGCATTGCCTTCATCAATGATGGTGCTATGCATTTCAGCTATTTATGCAAATAATGAGCATACAATTGAGGCTCATCCGATGGCATTAAATGTGGCTGAAAACATTAATGTTGCAAAAGTGGAACTAACTGATGGATG GTATTCGGTAGATGCTCTTTTGGACGTGCCCCTGTCAAAGCAGCTTGCCTTTAGAAAACTCTCTGTGGGGCAGAAACTTCGG CTTTGGGGAGCAGGATTATGTGGCTGGGCTGGGCCTGTTTCACCTCTCGAG GCATCAAAGACGGCTAATTTATCATTGCATATAAATGGGACATATAGAGCTCATTGGGCTGCTCGGTTGGGATTTT GTAAGTGTGTTGCTGCTCCTCTGGCTTTTAGGTGCATCAAGAGTAATGGGGGTCCTGTCCCTTGCACTTTAGTTGGAGTCACACGAATATACCCAGTTCTCTTCAAGGAGAA GTTAAGCAATGGTGGATCTATTGTTAGGTCAGAGAACATGGAGACTAAGATGGTGCAACTGAACAATCAGAG GCGCTCTACTGTCGTGGAAGGCATTCTTTCTGAGTTTCAAAGAGAGACTCAAAGTTCTCATATCAATAACAATAGTGATGGCGAAGAAGGAGCAAGAATTTTTAAAATGCTCGAGGCAGCGGCTGAACCAGAACTTTTAATGGCAGAGATGAGCTCAGAAAAACTTAGTTTGCTTGCCTCTTATCAAGCAAAGTTAGAG GTGACCAGACAATCGGACCTTGAGAAATCAATCAAGAAAGCCTTGGAAGATGCTGGCTTAGGTGAGAGAGAGGTAACCCCATTTGTGAGGGTTAGGGTTGTAGGAGTAACTAGTAGAACATATCAGGGAAAGAGCAGCCCTAAGGAGGGCTTAATAACAATCTGGAATCCGACAGAGAAGCAG CTAAAGGATCTGGTTGAGGGGCAGGCATATGTTATTGCAGGACTTGCTCCTGTGCACTCTGAATCTGATGTACTCTATCTGCAAGGAAGGGGATCTACTACAACATGGCAGCTTTTATCTGCTTTGGGATCTCAGCAATTTGA GCCTTTCTTCAATCCTCGCAAATCAGTGTTGCTGTCAAATTTGGGTGAAGTTCCTTTTTCCAG TGAATTTGATATTGCTGCACTAATTGTGCATGTCGGTGAGGTTTATATGACCGCCAATCAGAAGAAACAGTGGGTATTTGTGACCGATGCTTCAATTTCTGAGATACTATCAGAAGAAATATTGAATTCTTTACTAGCCATTTGCTTCTGCTCACCATACGTAGAAGAGGATTCAGTTGCCCCCATTAACTCTAACCTTGTGGGAACCACA GTTGGTTTCTACAATCTCATCAAGAGGGCTAAAGACCAGAGAAATAATCTTTGGGTAGCTGAAGCAACAGAGAATTCAACTTATTCTTTCAATTTTGAGACGCCAATTCACAGTCACCTCAAAATTGCTGCTGCCTCTGCTCAGAAATGGGCTAAGATCTCCCACTTT ATTATTAATAAGCTTAAGGAGAAGGTTATATCTATTATTGGCGACGGTAATGGTTAG
- the LOC119993059 gene encoding abscisic acid receptor PYL4-like has protein sequence MPFSPPRFSSVLLQRINNTIPTTTTTNSKHWFPLTCTTPVPDNVARYHAHAVGPNQCCSAFVQQIAAPVSTVWSVVRRFDNPQAYKHFLKSCHLIDGDGNVGTLREVHVISGLPAANSTERLEILDDERHVISFSVVGGDHRLANYRSVTTLHPAPNGNGTVVVESYVVDIPPGNTKEETCVFVHTIVRCNLQSLAQIAENLARRSKSSS, from the coding sequence atgcCCTTTAGTCCTCCAAGATTTTCTTCTGTCCTCCTTCAAAGGATCAACAACACCATCCCCACCACCACAACAACCAATTCGAAGCACTGGTTCCCTCTCACATGCACCACACCAGTACCTGACAACGTGGCACGATACCACGCTCACGCGGTGGGCCCGAACCAGTGCTGCTCCGCGTTTGTACAGCAGATCGCAGCCCCTGTGTCCACCGTGTGGTCCGTGGTACGCCGCTTCGATAATCCACAGGCATACAAGCACTTCCTGAAGAGCTGCCACCTTATTGACGGCGACGGAAACGTCGGCACTCTCCGGGAGGTACATGTTATTTCGGGACTTCCTGCGGCAAACTCCACCGAACGCCTCGAGATCCTCGATGACGAGCGCCACGTCATCAGCTTTAGCGTTGTTGGAGGAGATCACCGTTTGGCAAATTATCGGTCCGTGACGACGCTACATCCTGCCCCCAACGGTAACGGCACGGTGGTCGTGGAATCGTACGTGGTGGATATTCCGCCGGGGAATACTAAGGAGGAGACGTGCGTGTTTGTGCATACAATCGTCCGGTGCAACCTCCAATCACTGGCTCAGATCGCGGAGAACTTGGCGAGACGGTCGAAATCGTCGTCATGA
- the LOC119984853 gene encoding protein trichome birefringence-like 35, with translation MQRWNRKKTHFPALASLFVVLLVCSILYIERSIQQIDEDPDHHHHHSHQHNQEVPSVTYVKPNRDRSANRDPEVLDRYSRCNSTRKYSGRKIRWVDPKVESSQRRQSLESCDVFSGKWVFDNVSYPLYQESSCPYMSDQLACHKHGRSNLGYQYWRWQPHNCNLKRWNVTEMWEKLRGKRLMFVGDSLNRGQWISMVCMLQSVIPADKRSMTPNAHLTIFSAEEYNATVEFLWAPLLVESNSDDPVNHRLDERIIRPDSVLKHSSKWGHADILVFNTYLWWRQGPVKLSWSDEEHGICEELDGLGAMELAMGAWADWVASEADHHKKQVFFITMSPTHLWSREWQPGSEGNCYNEKAPIEDAGYWGSGSDIPTMQMVERVLSTVSSKVSVLNITHLSDYRRDGHPSIYRKFWETLSPEQLANPSSYSDCIHWCLPGVPDVWNELLFHFL, from the exons ATGCAGAGATGGAATCGAAAGAAAACCCATTTCCCTGCACTGGCATCTCTCTTTGTTGTCCTATTGGTGTGTTCAATTCTCTATATCGAACGCAGCATTCAACAAATCGATGAAGACccagatcatcatcatcatcattctcaCCAGCATAATCAAGAAGTTCCTTCGGTTACATATGTAAAACCCAATCGCGATCGCAGCGCAAATCGAGACCCAG AGGTTTTGGATAGATATAGTAGATGCAATAGTACGAGGAAGTATAGTGGGAGGAAAATCCGGTGGGTTGACCCCAAAGTTGAATCAAGTCAGCGGAGGCAAAGCTTGGAGAGCTGTGATGTGTTCTCGGGTAAATGGGTCTTTGATAATGTGTCGTATCCACTCTACCAAGAGTCAAGTTGCCCGTATATGTCGGACCAGTTGGCTTGTCACAAGCATGGAAGGTCTAATTTGGGGTACCAGTACTGGAGATGGCAGCCGCACAACTGCAATTTGAAGAG ATGGAACGTGACTGAAATGTGGGAGAAGTTGAGAGGGAAGAGACTAATGTTTGTAGGGGATTCCCTAAACCGAGGGCAATGGATTTCAATGGTTTGTATGTTGCAATCAGTCATTCCAGCGGATAAAAGATCCATGACGCCAAATGCCCATCTAACCATCTTCAGCGCAGAG GAATACAATGCGACTGTGGAATTTCTTTGGGCTCCTCTTCTTGTTGAATCTAATTCTGATGATCCAGTAAATCACAGATTGGATGAGCGAATAATCCGTCCAGATTCAGTTCTAAAGCATTCATCAAAATGGGGGCACGCTGACATACTAGTTTTCAATACGTACTTATGGTGGAGACAGGGCCCTGTAAAACTTTC ATGGAGCGATGAAGAACATGGAATTTGTGAAGAATTGGATGGGCTGGGAGCCATGGAGTTGGCCATGGGGGCTTGGGCTGACTGGGTTGCTTCAGAAGCTGACCATCACAAGAAGCAGGTCTTTTTTATTACCATGTCCCCGACACATCTATG GAGCCGAGAGTGGCAGCCGGGAAGTGAAGGGAACTGTTATAATGAAAAAGCTCCCATTGAGGATGCAGGTTACTGGGGGAGCGGTTCTGACATTCCTACAATGCAGATGGTGGAGAGAGTGCTCAGTACGGTGAGTTCAAAGGTGTCTGTTCTTAATATTACTCATCTTTCCGACTATCGGAGAGATGGTCACCCTTCCATCTACCGGAAGTTCTGGGAAACATTAAGCCCTGAGCAATTAGCCAACCCTTCGTCATACTCGGATTGCATACATTGGTGCTTACCCGGTGTACCTGATGTATGGAATGAGctgctttttcattttctatga
- the LOC119995704 gene encoding protein BREAST CANCER SUSCEPTIBILITY 2 homolog B-like isoform X2, whose translation MSTWQIFSDAGKNYRWEPTGRVVPSKPQDDQNGAQVQPHDSSCRFPSMVDLLLQGCSKLLEDADEGNAGNSPIFRSGLGKSVVLKQSSIAKALSVLRDDDNDFGAINKEDAGENLCDLPNSLFHTGSGRTVNISSAGLFRAKKLLGLEEGDLQDKYEGFEHVRTPSINNKPYGWQNFLHLETSKDTNTIWIDSKSVSGASLNSTAGFMRRLSENEFDVNFMQSNTNDKSTKPPPIKFQTAGGRSLSVSNDALQRARSLLGDLEVGILSNEGDPNDPSLLFNERKTFDGTSSNKENEFCTPFNLLGTARGKHIPGVFTSPLRSSSKQGRSLVDSRNVISRSNLIKKFDEADHSFCELDSNASTVQQPLSNTNCAPNTPINDSRESCNGSKINQGGSLSGRPLVDISNRIDTAHTRSEKKRFGNRSSISPFKRPRSSKFCTPLKKDALYVSNGLSTLSSENSCRKRVVSTKYPFQAPRKSIKEYLGVPQLNQSMLEHLPEKVRWIKANNSSEYLFFDESGINCIGAEAFLHMLAQAGASMQHVSKEWVANHYKWIVWKLACYERYCPDNSAVKFLSVSNVLEELKYRYEREVNYGHRSAIKRILDGDALPSSMMVLCISAIYANNEHTIEAHPMALNVAENINVAKVELTDGWYSVDALLDVPLSKQLAFRKLSVGQKLRLWGAGLCGWAGPVSPLEASKTANLSLHINGTYRAHWAARLGFCKCVAAPLAFRCIKSNGGPVPCTLVGVTRIYPVLFKEKLSNGGSIVRSENMETKMVQLNNQRRSTVVEGILSEFQRETQSSHINNNSDGEEGARIFKMLEAAAEPELLMAEMSSEKLSLLASYQAKLEVTRQSDLEKSIKKALEDAGLGEREVTPFVRVRVVGVTSRTYQGKSSPKEGLITIWNPTEKQLKDLVEGQAYVIAGLAPVHSESDVLYLQGRGSTTTWQLLSALGSQQFEPFFNPRKSVLLSNLGEVPFSSEFDIAALIVHVGEVYMTANQKKQWVFVTDASISEILSEEILNSLLAICFCSPYVEEDSVAPINSNLVGTTVGFYNLIKRAKDQRNNLWVAEATENSTYSFNFETPIHSHLKIAAASAQKWAKISHFIINKLKEKVISIIGDGNG comes from the exons ATGTCTACGTGGCAGATATTCTCAGACGCCGGCAAAAATTACCGGTGGGAACCGACGGGTCGGGTTGTCCCTTCCAAACCCCAAGATGATCAGAATGGAGCTCAGGTTCAACCACACGATTCTAGCTGCCGATTTCCTTCGATGGTCGATCTATTACTTCAAG GATGTTCGAAGCTTCTAGAGGACGCTGACGAAGGTAATGCTGGAAATTCTCCGATTTTTAGAAGCGGGTTAGGGAAATCTGTTGTATTAAAGCAATCTTCAATAGCAAAAGCTTTATCTGTTCTTCGCGATGACGATAATGATTTTGGTGCCATCAACAAAG AGGATGCTGGAGAAAATCTATGTGATTTGCCAAATTCACTTTTCCATACCGGATCTGGGAGAACAGTTAATATATCATCTGCTGGTCTATTTAGAGCCAAGAAATTGTTGGGTTTGGAAGAGGGAGATCTTCAGGACAAGTATGAAGGCTTTGAACATGTGAGAACGCCATCTATCAACAATAAACCCTATGGTTGGCAGAATTTTTTGCATTTAGAGACAAGCAAAGACACAAATACTATATGGATTGACTCTAAATCAGTTTCAGGGGCTTCACTAAATTCTACAGCTGGTTTCATGAGACGTTTATCGGAGAATGAGTTCGATGTGAATTTCATGCAATCTAACACAAATGATAAATCAACCAAACCGCCTCCAATCAAGTTCCAGACTGCAGGGGGAAGATCCTTATCTGTTTCGAATGATGCATTGCAACGGGCAAGGAGTCTTCTGGGTGATCTAGAAGTAGGGATTCTCTCAAACGAGGGGGATCCAAATGATCCCAGCCTTCTATTTAATGAAAGGAAAACATTTGATGGTACTTCGTCAAACAAGGAAAACGAGttttgcactccatttaatcTTCTGGGAACTGCAAGAGGCAAACATATCCCTGGAGTTTTTACCTCCCCTCTTCGATCATCTTCTAAGCAAGGAAGGTCACTAGTTGATTCCAGAAATGTAATTTCCAGAAGTAACTTGATCAAGAAATTTGATGAAGCTGACCATAGCTTTTGTGAATTGGATAGTAATGCATCTACTGTACAGCAGCCTTTAAGCAACACGAATTGCGCACCTAATACACCGATAAATGATTCTAGGGAAAGTTGTAATGGTTCTAAGATTAATCAAGGAGGAAGTTTATCAGGCCGTCCGTTGGTTGATATTTCAAATAGAATTGACACTGCTCATACTAGAAGTGAAAAGAAGAGATTTGGGAACAGAAGTTCCATATCTCCTTTCAAGAGGCCTCGTAGTTCCAAATTCTGCACTCCTTTGAAAAAGGATGCCCTCTATGTTTCAAATG GCTTATCTACCTTATCGTCTGAAAATTCTTGTCGAAAAAGAGTGGTTTCTACTAAATATCCATTTCAGGCTCCAAGAAAGTCTATCAAAGAATATCTGGGGGTGCCTCAGTTAAATCAGAGTATG TTGGAGCACTTGCCAGAGAAAGTAAGATGGATCAAAGCAAATAATTCCAGTGAGTACTTGTTCTTTGATGAATCTGGGATAAATTGTATTGGAGCTGAAGCTTTTCTCCACATGCTGGCCCAGGCTGGAGCTTCCATGCAACATGTTTCTAAAGA GTGGGTTGCGAATCACTACAAATGGATAGTCTGGAAACTTGCATGTTATGAGAGATACTGTCCAGATAATTCAGCTGTAAAATTTTTGAGTGTCTCCAATGTTCTTGAGGAGTTGAAGTATAG ATATGAAAGAGAAGTAAATTACGGGCATCGCTCTGCAATTAAGAGAATTTTGGATGGGGATGCATTGCCTTCATCAATGATGGTGCTATGCATTTCAGCTATTTATGCAAATAATGAGCATACAATTGAGGCTCATCCGATGGCATTAAATGTGGCTGAAAACATTAATGTTGCAAAAGTGGAACTAACTGATGGATG GTATTCGGTAGATGCTCTTTTGGACGTGCCCCTGTCAAAGCAGCTTGCCTTTAGAAAACTCTCTGTGGGGCAGAAACTTCGG CTTTGGGGAGCAGGATTATGTGGCTGGGCTGGGCCTGTTTCACCTCTCGAG GCATCAAAGACGGCTAATTTATCATTGCATATAAATGGGACATATAGAGCTCATTGGGCTGCTCGGTTGGGATTTT GTAAGTGTGTTGCTGCTCCTCTGGCTTTTAGGTGCATCAAGAGTAATGGGGGTCCTGTCCCTTGCACTTTAGTTGGAGTCACACGAATATACCCAGTTCTCTTCAAGGAGAA GTTAAGCAATGGTGGATCTATTGTTAGGTCAGAGAACATGGAGACTAAGATGGTGCAACTGAACAATCAGAG GCGCTCTACTGTCGTGGAAGGCATTCTTTCTGAGTTTCAAAGAGAGACTCAAAGTTCTCATATCAATAACAATAGTGATGGCGAAGAAGGAGCAAGAATTTTTAAAATGCTCGAGGCAGCGGCTGAACCAGAACTTTTAATGGCAGAGATGAGCTCAGAAAAACTTAGTTTGCTTGCCTCTTATCAAGCAAAGTTAGAG GTGACCAGACAATCGGACCTTGAGAAATCAATCAAGAAAGCCTTGGAAGATGCTGGCTTAGGTGAGAGAGAGGTAACCCCATTTGTGAGGGTTAGGGTTGTAGGAGTAACTAGTAGAACATATCAGGGAAAGAGCAGCCCTAAGGAGGGCTTAATAACAATCTGGAATCCGACAGAGAAGCAG CTAAAGGATCTGGTTGAGGGGCAGGCATATGTTATTGCAGGACTTGCTCCTGTGCACTCTGAATCTGATGTACTCTATCTGCAAGGAAGGGGATCTACTACAACATGGCAGCTTTTATCTGCTTTGGGATCTCAGCAATTTGA GCCTTTCTTCAATCCTCGCAAATCAGTGTTGCTGTCAAATTTGGGTGAAGTTCCTTTTTCCAG TGAATTTGATATTGCTGCACTAATTGTGCATGTCGGTGAGGTTTATATGACCGCCAATCAGAAGAAACAGTGGGTATTTGTGACCGATGCTTCAATTTCTGAGATACTATCAGAAGAAATATTGAATTCTTTACTAGCCATTTGCTTCTGCTCACCATACGTAGAAGAGGATTCAGTTGCCCCCATTAACTCTAACCTTGTGGGAACCACA GTTGGTTTCTACAATCTCATCAAGAGGGCTAAAGACCAGAGAAATAATCTTTGGGTAGCTGAAGCAACAGAGAATTCAACTTATTCTTTCAATTTTGAGACGCCAATTCACAGTCACCTCAAAATTGCTGCTGCCTCTGCTCAGAAATGGGCTAAGATCTCCCACTTT ATTATTAATAAGCTTAAGGAGAAGGTTATATCTATTATTGGCGACGGTAATGGTTAG